Proteins from one Embleya scabrispora genomic window:
- a CDS encoding LysR substrate-binding domain-containing protein — translation MTSNARPADRLPDLYTLELLVAVTENGSLGAAARRFGISQPSASARMRTLERRLGVRLLERSTTGSVPTAAGLVITDWARGVLDQAHALVEGAAALKARQEDRLRVAASLTVAEHLVPGWLTVLREAVPGLHVGLQVTNSLHVIEALRAGEADIGFVEGPWIPRDLQSAAVGRDRLVVVVAPTHPWARRRRPIAAAELANTPLLLREAGSGTRETLERALAAYDGVAVPALELGATAPLRSAAIAGSAPAVLSDLAVREDLAEGRLVAVPVADLPALDRILRAVWPRGRELPEGALHLLHAARRRPGA, via the coding sequence ATGACCTCGAACGCGCGCCCGGCGGACCGGTTGCCGGATCTGTACACGCTGGAACTGCTCGTGGCGGTGACCGAGAACGGCAGCCTGGGTGCCGCGGCCCGCCGGTTCGGGATCAGCCAGCCCTCGGCCAGCGCGCGGATGCGCACCCTGGAGCGACGGCTCGGCGTACGGCTCCTGGAGCGCAGCACCACCGGCTCGGTGCCCACCGCGGCGGGCCTGGTGATCACCGACTGGGCGCGTGGGGTGCTCGACCAGGCGCACGCGCTGGTGGAGGGCGCCGCCGCGCTCAAGGCCCGGCAGGAGGACCGCCTGCGGGTGGCGGCGAGCCTGACCGTGGCCGAGCACCTGGTGCCCGGCTGGCTGACCGTGCTGCGCGAGGCGGTGCCCGGGCTGCACGTCGGCCTCCAGGTCACCAACAGCCTGCACGTGATCGAGGCGCTGCGGGCGGGCGAGGCCGACATCGGCTTCGTCGAGGGGCCCTGGATCCCGCGCGACCTGCAGTCGGCGGCGGTGGGCCGGGACCGGCTCGTGGTGGTGGTCGCGCCGACCCACCCGTGGGCCCGGCGGCGGCGCCCGATCGCGGCGGCCGAGTTGGCGAACACGCCGCTGCTGCTGCGCGAGGCGGGCTCGGGCACCCGGGAGACGCTGGAGCGGGCGCTGGCGGCCTACGACGGAGTGGCCGTGCCCGCCCTGGAGTTGGGGGCGACGGCGCCGCTGCGCTCGGCCGCGATCGCCGGATCCGCGCCCGCCGTGCTGTCCGATCTGGCGGTGCGCGAGGACCTGGCCGAGGGGCGTCTGGTGGCCGTCCCGGTGGCCGATCTGCCCGCCCTGGATCGCATCCTGCGCGCGGTGTGGCCGCGCGGTCGGGAACTGCCCGAGGGCGCCCTGCACCTGCTGCACGCCGCCCGGCGGCG